The stretch of DNA GCATAAATTTTCATGTATTATTTTAAAAATTCAATCATGTATAATATTTAAATTTATAAATTTTCTGAAATCATTAGTAAACAATAATGCACAAGTGAATATTCATAAATATTTAGTCAATGTTTGTATTCATCATTTTGTATAATTTAAATATAAACCATGAATGTATATTTTTTATGGATTCACTAAACATATTTATGTAATAAAATAAATTCAATGTCCGCATAAACTAAATATATTTTATATAATACACATGTTTATATTTAGATGTTTTATGTACTACTGGCCATTTGTATGTATACTTTTTTTAACACACAATTTTTTTTACATAACTTTATTACATAGTTTTTACAAATATCTTAAAAAGTATCCTTAATGTTTTTATTACTAACATTTTACTAAATGTTTTTTATAGAATACACATGTTTATATTTAAGTTTTCGATTAACTAATCATCGTATGTATGTATAATGTTTTTAACACACAAATATTTCAAAAACAAATTACTTACGTTTTTACAAATATACATAAAAATAAACCGTGCAAAATGGGCTGCAGTATCTGCAGCCCATTTAAGCTCCCCATGCGTTTTCGCTCAGTACGTATGAATATTTGTTTTTTGAAACTCTCAGTACGTATGAATGTTACACATAGTAGACATGCGAAACTGTTTGGCTGAGTCACTAAATTGGCTAGTGTTTTAAACTGTTTTAAGCGTTGGTCGCGGGTTCAGCACCTGCGCACCTATTTTTCATGGTAATTTTCACATATTCACATCACATTGGTGGTTTGCTTTTCTGCAGATAAAAAATTGCAAggtttttacttttttgcaaaaataCATCCCAGCTTTTTCCATGAATAAAAAAAATATAGGTGTTTTGTGTAAAAAATTCCatgaataaaaatatataaaGATGCTTTGTGCAAAAAATGCATCATCCAAGCGCCTTCACTCACTACCAGTTGGAGCCATACACATGGATACGCCCATGTATGCATTTGGGACCGCATGTGCACACTTGAGTCATTATTTTCAAAGTTTTAGCACCAAACCGAACATCAGGTGCAAGTTCTATGACTACCGGTGATATTTACCCCTAATCTTTCCCATGACTGAAATCCAAGCACATTGTGCAATATTGCAGGTGAAATACTACACAACATGAGACAGGATATATTTGCATTTTACACAGGATACATACACATCACCTACGAGGTGTAACGCTGTGCATGCACCCGGCTACTCCTTCACAAAACACATACTTAGACGTAACCGATCTGAGATTCCATATGACCAGATAAAAACAATAGGTTCAAATTAAGATAGCAAAATACTTGATAGCCAATTAAGCAGGGTTGCTCAAATTTAATTAGCACTGCACTTTTTCGTACGGATCATCTCAGACTGAGACTGCAATGAAGTCAACCAAGATCAGCTTATGTTCAATAATACCCTGTGAACCAACATGCCAAAAACTCCCATCAGACTATGAACAGGCAGTTTCAGCTAGCCGTGAGCCTTATGGTTTCTTCAGGCCCTCAACCAATGATTTCAGTAGGTCTTCTTTCGAGATCCTATAATCATGAGCTTTCAACATTTCTTTGTCAATGAAATGAAACGCAAAGGTCTTTTGCGTTTTCTTGGAAAAAAATAAGCATGCTTATTCACCAGAGCTTCATATTTAGATGCATCGTTCACCAATCTTAGTGCCTCATCTTTTGAAACCTGGAAGGAACATGATTTAGACCAAGTGACAAGTTTGCAAGAAATGGGATAGCATGCAGCTGATAAGACATTCACAAAATAGTATCTACAATTTACCAGAGAAGAATTGCCAACTTTTTTAGGCTTCCATATCATCTTCAGAGCTGTTGCAATGTCCAGTAAGCTCCAACCCTCACAGCTGATGCCAGACACATCCTTAATGACAGCACCTGCTTCGCGCATGACTACAGAATATTTCATCTCAACAGAATCACACTCAGACAATGCGGAAGCCGTCGCAACAATttgttcattgacttggagacAAAGAAGATTGCTTCATCACTAAAGAAGAGATGCTAAGCACAATTTTTCTACTGAAGTTACGTCCAAAACTTTGGTCCATGGCAACTAATTAACTCACCATCTCTGGTTTGACATTACAGTCATAACACTTCAAGAATTTTTGCAATCCCTTACTCGGGAGGCGGTCCTCTTTAGCCAGCTGTGATTTTTCTATAGGTATCAAACCTGGCATGCAATTCTGTATGCCCCACATTACCTCCATCACCCGTTTATTATACAGGCATTCTATTTCCTGGAAGAAGTCACAGCGAAAATCATGATCAAAGTTGCTCAAAGGTATAGGTGAAGCAGGAACTTATACTCACcaatctctcttcaatgatttccTTATATTCAGGCTTTCCGACTGCCATTTTCTTACCAGGGAGCCACGCCCTGATCATGTCAGCAAGCCTTTCACTGACACCAGTGTTCTGATTAATGGCACTGGACTTGTCCTCAAAAGTTTGGAACTCCATCAGCAAAACAACCTGATGAAGAAATAAAACAAGGGTAGGGGGTAAAACAAAACAATTGATCAAGTATCATGTCATGTCTCTCGACAAGGAGAGGGGGCTGGTTCAATAATTATATCTCAACCGTAACGATGTACCCATGTTCCAAGTCCTCATTCATCAAAATACCAGTGTAATTCAGATTACGTTCATAAACAAAGGTGCTGCTCTTCATAGAAGCACATCAAACAAATTCTTTAGAAATACTGTTACACCCATGGTGGACATTTAGCAGTAGTAGTTTTTGGGCATGCATGCACTCGCATCCAGGCTACATGCTTTACAACCAGATTTATGAGGGAAAGTTGTGTTAACCTCTTAATTATTTAGTTAAGAAGTAATGAAGAATATGTTTGTGTTGCTCCTTCAACACAAAACAAAATAAATTAACAGAAAATGATGATGCAATCAAGAATGGTGCAAGATCGCTAGTAGAAATTATTATTTGGCGGCAAGCAACATCAGGATATAAAATCAGAAGGAGGCACTAACCCCTTTTGCCGTGTTACTGTCAGCGAAATTAAGCCATATGTCCTGCAGGAGACGAGGATAAAACAGAAAAGTAGGTAAATGGCATGGACAACAAGAGAAAGCAAGCAAGCACATCAGTAACCAAGGAAGGAAGAACATATAGTACCTCCAGAGATCTAGGTGGGTTAATGAGTGACCCACAAAAAAGGAAGACTGCAAAGCCAGAGGGTGTCTCGAACAGAAGCAGCATGTATTCCCTGATCCGACATAGGTCAGCTGCAAACAAGTTAGCAGACTTAAGCAAGCATGATTACCAAGAAAAGAAAACACAGAATTCAGATATGAAGCGTGATGCCAGGGGCCCTTGCGACAGCCAGGGGCTATTAAGAATACCCAGCTTGACCACCCCTGGCACGGCCCACTGGATTGGCTGGCCATCATACCCACAATATGGCCTGTTTAATGGGTCATCTTTCACCCTGTGCTTCTGTGGGAGCGGGGCGACCCCGTCAAGTTCGCTCCTCTCCTCTCGTCCAATGCTTCTGCACGTCTGCTGGGTGTGCTGACCTCCACTCAGATGCCACCGCCTGGGCTTCCCACCACCTGATCCTCCACAGATTTCGCCGCTACCCATGGCGAGCCCTCGGaagcctatatatatatattgtcttCTAGCCGGTGCACTCAACTGTTCCATGCCATTCACTGGAATGTTCCAGCGATGGAAGGCAATTGTTCCCACCAGTTGGAAATAAATTTCCCAAGGGTGCAGCGGGAGCAAGAGTTCTAGCGGTAGCCCGGAGGTGTTTGCGGTGGCAACTGGCAACTGGCAAGCAGTTGATGCTGCCGTTTTGCTGCCTGGAAGTACCAGCTGTGCAAGCAAAGCAGAGGCGGGAGTGTGAGAAACCAATAATGCTAGATCTACAGGCTGAATCCTAGGCACTAACCTTACGGGATGATGTTGTGTGCAACCACGCAACTGCTCGAGAAAATTTCAGAGCAAACCTAGAAACCCACGAACTGCGTGGATCCACGTCGTGTGCCTAAGGTAAGTGTAGTACTATTGGTGAGAGGCGGTGGGCGGAACCACGAATCACATCCGCGTGGGCGATGTGCCGCCTGTTCCGTGCCTCAGCCAAAACACTGCCAACGCACCCACAAACCGCGGATCTATGCCTCCCCCTTTACAACCAAGCTCACGAAACCTAACCTAGGATGTCCGGATCTGTGGGTTCGAACCAAAATTGGTCTCGTGAACGCCCCCACAGCAGGTATGTGCTCCTACAAATCTAGGGTTTCCTTTCGCTTTCCTACTAAAAGTTTCCCTGCCAAATAAATGAGACTGGGAGACGAGGATGACGGCGGGCGAGTGGCTCACAAGGGCGTGGGGGTCGCGACGGAGCAGGAGCGCCCCGGCGTCGCCTCTTCGTCGCCAGATGAGAAGATGCTGAGGAGAATCGCTTCCTCATCGCCGGAGAAGAGGAGGTGTCGCAGAATTATTATTTTTTTTGCAACAAAGGTCAAGTTGTAGAAAATATATGCAACAGAGATAATGTTGTAGGAACTATTATTGTGAGTGAAGCCTGAAAAGGCGACAACCATGGACGCCGGTGCTCCTCCAGGGCGACCGTGTCGACATGCTTGCCGACGGCAAGCCTTGATGGCGACGGTCGGAGCAGCCTGGGGAGGTGTCAGTTTGAGAGGGAGCTCGGAAGAAACACGGGGTGACTACTTGTGCTTGTCGGCGGCCTCGTCGGCGTGTTTGTCGGCAACGGCGGTCGTGCTTGTCGGCAGCATCGTTGGATGTTTGCTGGTGGGGGCTTCGGATTGACGAGGGCTTGCGAGGAGCATGGGAGACGAGGGATCCAGATCTCGCAACACACCAATTGTTGCGGTGTGGGAAATTGCAACAACTACTGAGTTATAAAATTTAGTCTACGTAATACGTTGTTCCTGAGACATCTAATTAAAATCAGATCTGACGGCTAGGGAAGTGGTGAATGCACGCGTCTTTATCAGTCGGATGATTAGAATCATTTATGCAAATGCTTATACGTACACGCATATACTCATCCTTATAAAAATATACGCATACCCTACTCCTATGAGCATCTTTATTAAAAGACTGAGCTGGCATATCATCCTAAGATTTATGAAATCTCCATAGGTGTCTATCATCGACGGGAACGTTTCCTCTCACAGAAAGTATATCGCGGgaaattctaaaaaaaattagATCGGTGCTTCTTGAACCGTACAAGTCCACGCACCTCGTACACGCCTTTTGTACTAGTACTAGTAGAAAATTGACCGTGGATTGTCACAGGCAATATAAAATCAATTTAATGATTTCATCATTTGTCTAATGGGAACAAAAAATCATAATTACCTAAAAAAATTAGTTGAGGATTACCTAACTCGTTGTTATCATATGTCTAATGGGAAATAGAACATCATAATTATCTAATTCTTTTAGTTGAGGATTATCTAACTCGATGTTATGAGATGACGAAGTAGCTTACATCTCTACTGAATTGAATTTAAGAAGAGCATACACAATTTTTCATCTCATAAATTCGAAGTAGCTTACATCTCTCACTCTGTATCAAAATAAAAGACGTGTTTTGACACTAtggaaaacgtcttatatttcgtatcaaaatataagatgtttttttAACACCGACGTATTGTCAAAAAAAGCTCTTATATTTTGATACTAAGGGAGCAACTATTTACTTCACATTAAATATTTAAAATGAGCTTACAAAAATAAACAGGTGACCTTGTGTGTCAATTCTTTTATAAGCATGAAGGGATTTAGAATCTCTTTTTTGGATGCTTTGTTGCAAAATATTGCTAGGGGTAATTTGTAACATCTTGGGGATGTCTTAGTCTAGGCCCACATGTTTTACCCAGTATTTCTGGTGGATATCTCACTTTATCCCACACAACAGAAACTTGCATATAGTTGGAGTGGCGGCCTTATGATGGGTCATCTAAAAACTTAGGAATAGAGCACGATTTGATGGAAAACTTGTGAAATCCCTAGCTGAGTTTATCTACTATGCTTCTTCTTTCCTTCGATATTTGGCAGGCCTTCAAAATGAGGAGGACAGAAGGATGGTGGAGCAAGGAGTTGATCGCTTGCAAGGTATGGTGCTAGGGATGCATAGAGTGAATCCGTCGTCTAATGGCGATGGCCCTTCGATGCTGGAAGACGAAGAGAATAGGAAGTTGAGGAGAAGCTCGAGGTTTGTGAGCCGCGTGTGGATTTTAGGGACTCGAGTCGATTAGGTTTAGGAGAGACGGATCGGtgcttcttttttcttttctttttgagGGAAAGGACCGGTGCTTCGTGAACCGTACAATCCCACACACACCTCCTACACGCCTTTTTTAGGGTTAATGTTGCCGCATTTATTTAACCAACGTAGCTCGAATGTCATTTGAAATTACATCTAAGACATAGTCTGGGACCCCCgccccca from Triticum urartu cultivar G1812 chromosome 3, Tu2.1, whole genome shotgun sequence encodes:
- the LOC125543379 gene encoding probable nucleolar protein 5-1 isoform X2 yields the protein MRKRFSSASSHLATKRRRRGAPAPSRPPRPSDLCRIREYMLLLFETPSGFAVFLFCGSLINPPRSLEDIWLNFADSNTAKGVVLLMEFQTFEDKSSAINQNTGVSERLADMIRAWLPGKKMAVGKPEYKEIIEERLEIECLYNKRVMEVMWGIQNCMPGLIPIEKSQLAKEDRLPSKGLQKFLKCYDCNVKPEMVLSLRMCLASAVRVGAYWTLQQL
- the LOC125543379 gene encoding probable nucleolar protein 5-1 isoform X1, encoding MRKRFSSASSHLATKRRRRGAPAPSRPPRPSDLCRIREYMLLLFETPSGFAVFLFCGSLINPPRSLEDIWLNFADSNTAKGVVLLMEFQTFEDKSSAINQNTGVSERLADMIRAWLPGKKMAVGKPEYKEIIEERLEIECLYNKRVMEVMWGIQNCMPGLIPIEKSQLAKEDRLPSKGLQKFLKCYDCNVKPEMSCAKQVLSLRMCLASAVRVGAYWTLQQL
- the LOC125543379 gene encoding probable nucleolar protein 5-1 isoform X3; this translates as MLLLFETPSGFAVFLFCGSLINPPRSLEDIWLNFADSNTAKGVVLLMEFQTFEDKSSAINQNTGVSERLADMIRAWLPGKKMAVGKPEYKEIIEERLEIECLYNKRVMEVMWGIQNCMPGLIPIEKSQLAKEDRLPSKGLQKFLKCYDCNVKPEMSCAKQVLSLRMCLASAVRVGAYWTLQQL